A DNA window from Clupea harengus unplaced genomic scaffold, Ch_v2.0.2, whole genome shotgun sequence contains the following coding sequences:
- the LOC122130916 gene encoding uncharacterized protein LOC122130916 isoform X1 has protein sequence MAFMFSLAKLNCVRVRKSYLKCRFLQMLKNAFQLIVLVWIRGSVSLDLNCINDFDRTMMCEFTPKQPANCKKYSLNVVFLATSPKRSYDCSPDGDAIKCGCTIDVEDGFLHGENSNVTLKRNGLIQDSKIIQTTENIKPKTPTIRSANLTTAGKTNVTWLTNYEKTSSKSTLRFLEDLKTELYYKPQKGGEWIPVHEDAMHKTHHELYLEPNTEFIIKARVFISFDKTHFSDWSEEYTFPSGNQIGIVTGKVVAVLIVILFLIACTLGCCFVKIKKEWWSKDFSSPKIGSIDDPSLEEYRILCPEKTPTSRMEVFIPKKDITEEEKSIATFSDNDSSGNSSLTGSTNSSSIPVDYGHTCHVEKDQKGNQTLERMLLAVQHDLERVRQIQSDSVVLPGLSDYETVRTQESKGFHRPSSTSQSNSGCTSGSSFDNECYSVPTSPFPREGNLSFFVASLSSDPGYQSSESFGQPASEMGGCKLNLAPLIQTELGYRSSGGCLISEAQCLPQSSGENQHFAAHVGANESFVKAVGQGVSICMDQTLQSIQEEEKDCALRSVCNENLLQPCPAQECGLLLWDDEYQVLPK, from the exons TCAGTTTCTCTGGATTTGAACTGCATCAATGACTTTGACAGAACAATGATGTGTGAATTTACACCAAAACAACCTGCCAATTGCAAGAAATATTCACTGAATGTGGTCTTTCTCGCCACATCCCCAAAGAG GAGCTACGACTGTTCCCCCGACGGTGATGCTATCAAATGTGGTTGTACAATTGACGTTGAGGACGGCTTCTTACATGGAGAAAACAGTAATGTTACCTTAAAGAGAAATGGACTGATCCAGGATTCAAAGATTATTCAAACCACCGAAAACA TAAAGCCCAAAACTCCAACAATCAGGAGCGCCAATCTAACAACAGCAGGAAAAACAAATGTCACATGGCTGACAAACTATGAAAAAACTTCATCAAAGTCAACGCTTCGTTTTTTAGAAGATTTGAAAACTGAACTGTATTATAAACCACAGAAAGGTGGAGAATGG ATCCCAGTTCATGAAGATGCCATGCATAAAACACATCATGAGTTGTATTTAGAGCCAAACACAGAGTTCATTATCAAGGCCCGGGTATTCATATCCTTTGACAAAACTCACTTCAGTGACTGGAGCGAAGAATATACATTTCCCAGTGGAAACCAAA TTGGAATTGTTACTGGGAAAGTGGTTGCAGTCTTAATTGTGATCCTGTTCCTCATTGCTTGTACATTAGGCTGCTGCTTTGTGAA AATCAAGAAAGAGTGGTGGAGTAAAGATTTTTCTTCTCCAAAGATTGGATCTATTGATGATCCCAGCTTGGAAGAATACAGG ATACTCTGCCCAGAAAAGACTCCAACATCCAGGATGGAGGTGTTTATTCCTAAAAAGGACATCactgaagaggagaagag CATAGCCACCTTCTCAGACAATGACAGCAGTGGAAACAGCAGCCTTACTGGAAGCACAAACTCAAGCTCAATTCCAGTGGATTATGGGCACACCTGCCACGTAGAAAAGGATCAGAAGGGCAACCAGACCTTGGAACGAATGCTGTTGGCTGTCCAGCACGACTTGGAACGAGTGCGTCAGATCCAGTCAGACTCAGTGGTTTTGCCAGGTCTCTCAGACTACGAAACTGTACGCACGCAAGAATCAAAGGGATTCCATAGGCCCAGCTCAACTTCGCAGAGTAACTCTGGATGCACCTCAGGTTCGTCTTTCGACAACGAGTGCTACTCAGTTCCCACCAGCCCATTCCCTCGGGAGGGAAACTTATCTTTTTTTGTGGCATCATTGTCCAGTGACCCTGGCTATCAGTCCAGTGAGAGTTTTGGTCAGCCGGCATCGGAGATGGGCGGATGTAAGCTTAATTTGGCCCCACTCATCCAAACAGAACTTGGCTACCGATCCAGTGGTGGCTGTTTGATCAGTGAAGCACAATGTCTTCCCCAGTCCTCAGGTGAAAATCAGCACTTCGCCGCCCATGTGGGGGCTAACGAGAGCTTCGTTAAGGCTGTGGGACAGGGAGTGAGCATTTGCATGGATCAGACACTACAGAGCAttcaggaggaagagaaagactgtgcaCTGAGGTCGGTTTGTAACGAGAACCTGCTTCAGCCCTGTCCTGCTCAAGAGTGTGGCCTACTCCTGTGGGATGATGAGTATCAGGTTTTGCCAAAGTGA
- the LOC122130916 gene encoding uncharacterized protein LOC122130916 isoform X2, protein MLKNAFQLIVLVWIRGSVSLDLNCINDFDRTMMCEFTPKQPANCKKYSLNVVFLATSPKRSYDCSPDGDAIKCGCTIDVEDGFLHGENSNVTLKRNGLIQDSKIIQTTENIKPKTPTIRSANLTTAGKTNVTWLTNYEKTSSKSTLRFLEDLKTELYYKPQKGGEWIPVHEDAMHKTHHELYLEPNTEFIIKARVFISFDKTHFSDWSEEYTFPSGNQIGIVTGKVVAVLIVILFLIACTLGCCFVKIKKEWWSKDFSSPKIGSIDDPSLEEYRILCPEKTPTSRMEVFIPKKDITEEEKSIATFSDNDSSGNSSLTGSTNSSSIPVDYGHTCHVEKDQKGNQTLERMLLAVQHDLERVRQIQSDSVVLPGLSDYETVRTQESKGFHRPSSTSQSNSGCTSGSSFDNECYSVPTSPFPREGNLSFFVASLSSDPGYQSSESFGQPASEMGGCKLNLAPLIQTELGYRSSGGCLISEAQCLPQSSGENQHFAAHVGANESFVKAVGQGVSICMDQTLQSIQEEEKDCALRSVCNENLLQPCPAQECGLLLWDDEYQVLPK, encoded by the exons TCAGTTTCTCTGGATTTGAACTGCATCAATGACTTTGACAGAACAATGATGTGTGAATTTACACCAAAACAACCTGCCAATTGCAAGAAATATTCACTGAATGTGGTCTTTCTCGCCACATCCCCAAAGAG GAGCTACGACTGTTCCCCCGACGGTGATGCTATCAAATGTGGTTGTACAATTGACGTTGAGGACGGCTTCTTACATGGAGAAAACAGTAATGTTACCTTAAAGAGAAATGGACTGATCCAGGATTCAAAGATTATTCAAACCACCGAAAACA TAAAGCCCAAAACTCCAACAATCAGGAGCGCCAATCTAACAACAGCAGGAAAAACAAATGTCACATGGCTGACAAACTATGAAAAAACTTCATCAAAGTCAACGCTTCGTTTTTTAGAAGATTTGAAAACTGAACTGTATTATAAACCACAGAAAGGTGGAGAATGG ATCCCAGTTCATGAAGATGCCATGCATAAAACACATCATGAGTTGTATTTAGAGCCAAACACAGAGTTCATTATCAAGGCCCGGGTATTCATATCCTTTGACAAAACTCACTTCAGTGACTGGAGCGAAGAATATACATTTCCCAGTGGAAACCAAA TTGGAATTGTTACTGGGAAAGTGGTTGCAGTCTTAATTGTGATCCTGTTCCTCATTGCTTGTACATTAGGCTGCTGCTTTGTGAA AATCAAGAAAGAGTGGTGGAGTAAAGATTTTTCTTCTCCAAAGATTGGATCTATTGATGATCCCAGCTTGGAAGAATACAGG ATACTCTGCCCAGAAAAGACTCCAACATCCAGGATGGAGGTGTTTATTCCTAAAAAGGACATCactgaagaggagaagag CATAGCCACCTTCTCAGACAATGACAGCAGTGGAAACAGCAGCCTTACTGGAAGCACAAACTCAAGCTCAATTCCAGTGGATTATGGGCACACCTGCCACGTAGAAAAGGATCAGAAGGGCAACCAGACCTTGGAACGAATGCTGTTGGCTGTCCAGCACGACTTGGAACGAGTGCGTCAGATCCAGTCAGACTCAGTGGTTTTGCCAGGTCTCTCAGACTACGAAACTGTACGCACGCAAGAATCAAAGGGATTCCATAGGCCCAGCTCAACTTCGCAGAGTAACTCTGGATGCACCTCAGGTTCGTCTTTCGACAACGAGTGCTACTCAGTTCCCACCAGCCCATTCCCTCGGGAGGGAAACTTATCTTTTTTTGTGGCATCATTGTCCAGTGACCCTGGCTATCAGTCCAGTGAGAGTTTTGGTCAGCCGGCATCGGAGATGGGCGGATGTAAGCTTAATTTGGCCCCACTCATCCAAACAGAACTTGGCTACCGATCCAGTGGTGGCTGTTTGATCAGTGAAGCACAATGTCTTCCCCAGTCCTCAGGTGAAAATCAGCACTTCGCCGCCCATGTGGGGGCTAACGAGAGCTTCGTTAAGGCTGTGGGACAGGGAGTGAGCATTTGCATGGATCAGACACTACAGAGCAttcaggaggaagagaaagactgtgcaCTGAGGTCGGTTTGTAACGAGAACCTGCTTCAGCCCTGTCCTGCTCAAGAGTGTGGCCTACTCCTGTGGGATGATGAGTATCAGGTTTTGCCAAAGTGA
- the LOC122130917 gene encoding UNC93-like protein MFSD11: MADRRAFNVVVLGIGFLFIFTAFTTLGNIEQTVLKSLKNDTFAGSGYHSLGIIYGVFSFSNLLAPTVVAITGPQLTMFLSGILYSGYIAVFITPYTWSLYLTSVLIGMGAAMLWTAQGHFLVDNSDASTINRNTGVFWALLQCSMIFGNLYVYLDWRGKDEITDENRRTMFISLLVVSVIGTLCFLTLRSPQHHEEVISEEESQSLLSKHMVYKQRANSAVKEAKSEFRTILSLLGSKTILLLSCCMAYSGLELSFYSGVYGTCIGSTTHFEGQAKGLIGLSGIVVGIGEIVGGGLFGLVCKNNRFRRTSVVFLGMVVHFVAFYLIFLNIPDDAPVVFSTTTQRRPYLAPSVSIALLCSFLLGLGDSCFNTQLYSILGRVYAEQSAPAFAIFKFIQSIFAAIAFFYSGYLLLSWQLLLMVLMGFTGTLCFFMVERMQNTGDLQEY, translated from the exons ATGGCAGACCGCAGAGCATTTAATGTGGTCGTTCTTGGAATAggatttctttttatttttactgcCTTCACAACCCTTGGGAACATCGAG CAAACAGTACTGAAGAGCCTTAAAAATGACACATTTGCTGGAAGTGGTTACCACAG CCTCGGTATCATTTATGGAGTCTTTTCATTCTCCAATTTGCTGGCACCTACAGTTGTGGCAATCACCGGGCCTCAGCTGACCATGTTTTTAAGTGGCATACTGTACAG TGGCTACATAGCTGTGTTCATCACTCCTTACACGTGGTCCTTGTACTTGACCTCGGTGCTGATTGGCATGGGAGCTGCTA TGCTTTGGACCGCTCAAGGACACTTCCTGGTTGATAACTCGGATGCCTCCACCATAAATAGGAACACTGGAGTGTTCTGGGCACTGTTGCAGTGCAG taTGATATTTGGAAATCTGTATGTTTATTTAGACTGGAGAGGAAAAGATGAAATCACAG ACGAGAACAGACGGACCATGTTCATATCGCTGCTGGTGGTCTCCGTCATCGGCACCTTGTGCTTCCTCACGTTGAGGTCGCCCCAGCATCACGAGGAGGTCATCTCTGAGGAGGAGAGCCAGAGCTTGCTGTCCAAACACATGGT ATACAAGCAAAGAGCCAACTCTGCTGTGAAGGAGGCCAAGTCAGAGTTCA GGACAATTCTGTCGCTGCTTGGCAGCAAAACCATACTGCTCCTCAGTTGCTGCATGGCCTACAGTG GTCTGGAGCTTTCCTTTTACAGCGGTGTGTATGGCACCTGCATCGGGTCCACCACCCACTTTGAAGGCCAGGCCAAAGGCCTGATCGGTCTCTCTGGCATAGTGGTTGGAATTGGAGAGattgtgg GTGGAGGCCTGTTTGGCTTGGTGTGCAAGAACAACCGTTTCCGACGCACCTCGGTGGTCTTCCTCGGGATGGTCGTGCACTTCGTTGCGTTCTACCTGATCTTCCTCAACATCCCGGACGACGCCCCGGTGGTCTTCTCAACAACCACACAGCGCCGGCCTTATCTAGCCCCTAG cgtgtcCATTGCACTGCTGTGTAGCTTCTTACTGGGCCTGGGAGACAGCTGTTTCAACACGCAGCTGTACAGCATTCTTGGACGTGTGTATGCAGAGCAAAGTGCCCCTGCCTTTGCCATCTTTAAGTTTATCCAG TCCATCTTTGCAGCCATAGCCTTCTTCTACAGTGGCTACCTGCTGCTGAGTTGGCAGTTGCTGCTGATGGTGTTGATGGGCTTCACCGGCACACTCTGCTTCTTCATGGTGGAGAGGATGCAGAACACTGGGGACCTGCAAGAATATTAA
- the ubfd1 gene encoding ubiquitin domain-containing protein UBFD1, translating to MLYTIIMAAQDGSEGVVMEAEVSVKDPDIFCEDDGKGEEAGTEQASHTDGENSSAQVADVSNGDDSDEGKEMVELKIIWNKNKYDLKIPLDGTGAKLKERIHTLTGLPPAMQKVMYKGLLPEDKTLREIKVTNGAKIMVVGSTINDVLAVNTPKEVIQQEVKAEENKKEPLCRQKQHRKVLDKGKPDDIMPSVKGTKERLPTVPLAGMYNKSGGKVRLTFKLEQDQIWIGTKERTEKIPMGSIKNVVTEQIEGHDDYHMMAFQLGPTEASQYWVYWVPAQFVDAIKDTVLGKWQYF from the exons ATGTTGTACACAATCATCATGGCGGCGCAGGATG GAAGTGAAGGTGTAGTCATGGAAGCAGAAGTCAGTGTCAAGGACCCAGACATTTTCTGTGAGGATGATGGCAAAGGGGAAGAAGCAGGAACTGAACAAGCATCTCATACAGATGGGGAAAACTCTTCAGCTCAGGTCGCCGATGTTAGTAATGGAGATGACTCTGACGAGGGGAAAGAAATGGTAGAACTGAAAATTATTTGGAACAAGAACAAATATGATCTTAAAATCCCTTTGGATGGAACTGGAGCCAAACTTAAAGAGAGGATTCATACTTTAACTg GTCTTCCACCTGCTATGCAGAAAGTGATGTACAAAGGACTGCTACCAGAAGACAAGACGCTACGTGAAATCAAAGTAACGAATGGGGCAAAAATAATGGTGGTTGGCTCAACGATAAATGACGTCCTTGCTGTAAACACACCAAAAGAAGTTATTCAGCAAGAAGTGAAAGCtgaagagaataaaaaagaacCTTTATGTCGACAAAAA CAACACAGAAAAGTACTGGATAAAGGCAAACCTGATGATATTATGCCATCTGTGAAAGGAACAAAG GAGCGCTTACCAACGGTGCCTTTAGCCGGAATGTACAACAAGTCCGGAGGCAAAGTGCGGCTCACATTCAAACTGGAGCAGGATCAGATCTGGATCGGAACGAAGG AACGAACAGAGAAAATTCCCATGGGTTCTATTAAAAATGTGGTAACTGAACAAATCGAAGGCCATGACGACTATCACATGATG GCATTTCAGCTGGGTCCAACAGAAGCGTCTCAATACTGGGTCTACTGGGTGCCTGCACAATTTGTTGATGCAATCAAAGACACGGTCCTTGGAAAGTGGCAGTATTTTTAA